A window of Leclercia adecarboxylata contains these coding sequences:
- the uhpC gene encoding MFS transporter family glucose-6-phosphate receptor UhpC, with protein MPALSAEQVTQRYRTLRPRLLLCMVIGYAAFYLTRKSLNTVLPALQLDLGLSKSDIGLIGSLFYLSYGLSKFAAGLWHDSKGQRAFMGIGLMATGVLNVLFAFGDSLALLLFIWTLNGFFQGWGWPPCARLLTHWYSRNERGFWWGCWNTSINIGGAIIPLICAFAAHRWGWQAAMLTPGIISIVLGLWLTTQLRGTPQEEGLPTVGEWRSDPLELRQEQQSPPMGLWQMLRTTMLQNPMIWLLGASYVLVYLIRIALNDWGNIWLAESHGVNLLSANATVMLFEVGGLLGALFAGWGSDLLFSGQRAPMILLFTLGLMVSVAALWLAPVHHYALLAMCFFTVGFFVFGPQMLIGLAAVECGHKQAAGSITGFLGVFAYLGAALAGWPLSQVIERYGWSGMFSLLSIAAVLMGLLLMPLLMAGITASRSHITS; from the coding sequence ATGCCCGCACTGTCAGCTGAACAGGTTACCCAACGCTATCGGACACTGCGCCCGCGACTGCTGCTCTGCATGGTCATTGGCTACGCCGCGTTCTACCTGACGCGTAAAAGCCTCAATACCGTGCTGCCCGCGTTGCAGCTGGATCTGGGGCTGAGCAAGAGCGATATCGGCCTGATCGGATCGCTGTTTTACCTGAGCTACGGCCTGTCGAAATTTGCCGCCGGACTGTGGCATGACAGTAAAGGCCAGCGGGCGTTTATGGGCATTGGCCTGATGGCGACCGGGGTGCTGAACGTGCTGTTCGCCTTCGGCGACTCCCTGGCGCTGCTGCTGTTTATCTGGACGCTGAACGGCTTCTTTCAGGGATGGGGCTGGCCGCCCTGCGCCAGGTTGCTTACCCACTGGTACTCGCGTAACGAGCGCGGCTTCTGGTGGGGATGCTGGAACACCTCTATCAATATCGGCGGAGCCATTATTCCGCTGATCTGTGCCTTCGCCGCCCATCGCTGGGGCTGGCAGGCAGCGATGCTGACACCGGGGATCATCAGTATCGTGCTCGGCCTGTGGCTGACCACACAACTGCGGGGCACACCGCAGGAAGAGGGTCTGCCGACGGTCGGGGAGTGGCGCAGCGATCCGCTGGAACTGCGCCAGGAGCAGCAAAGCCCGCCGATGGGGCTGTGGCAGATGTTACGCACCACCATGCTGCAGAACCCGATGATCTGGCTGCTCGGGGCCTCCTATGTGCTGGTCTATCTGATCCGCATCGCCCTCAACGACTGGGGCAACATCTGGCTGGCGGAGAGCCACGGGGTGAACCTGCTGAGCGCCAACGCCACGGTGATGCTGTTTGAGGTCGGCGGCCTGCTCGGCGCGCTGTTCGCCGGATGGGGGTCGGATCTGCTGTTCAGCGGCCAGCGGGCGCCGATGATTTTGCTGTTCACGCTGGGGCTGATGGTGTCGGTCGCCGCCCTGTGGCTGGCCCCGGTTCACCACTACGCCCTGCTGGCGATGTGCTTTTTTACGGTGGGATTTTTTGTTTTTGGTCCGCAGATGCTCATCGGCCTTGCCGCCGTGGAGTGCGGACACAAGCAGGCAGCAGGCTCGATTACCGGTTTTCTTGGCGTGTTCGCTTATCTGGGGGCCGCGCTGGCCGGGTGGCCGCTGTCGCAGGTTATCGAACGCTACGGCTGGTCGGGGATGTTCAGTTTGCTCTCCATCGCCGCCGTACTGATGGGTTTACTCCTGATGCCCCTGCTGATGGCGGGCATCACCGCTTCTCGCAGTCACATAACGTCATAA